A region from the Dermacentor andersoni chromosome 11, qqDerAnde1_hic_scaffold, whole genome shotgun sequence genome encodes:
- the LOC126517539 gene encoding tigger transposable element-derived protein 4-like, protein MAPTKRKAVSLDTKMDILQDSRRGFKVSALVKYELAQSTISTILKTGSTAIVKAGAISGHADQRKGVRDPLYADVEEALYQWFITTRAHNVPISGPILATKAKNFAFLLGWPNFEPGGGWIQRFKERHGIVYKNVVGEAASLDMQAKQQWLQTKLPGVLERYLEKDIYNCDETALFFQMLPSKTHALKGDRCPGGKHSKLRVTVLLCVSMDGSHRLNADSAASFCDEVTDEAIAEDVLSRQTAKLCDGGDGSSDSDNVIGSGSLTPTTMSTQSALSSIDSLIDFMHAKGLPPLFAQQLESMHTAVVKLKLPQKQVQISDYFGAPNP, encoded by the exons atggcgccgacaaagcgtaaagctgtgtcgcttgacacgaagatggatattttgcaggactctcgacgcgggttcaaggtgagcgcccttgtgaagtatgagctcgcccagtcgacgatatcaaccatcttgaaaaccgggagcaccgcgattgtgaaggcaggagctatcagcggccatgccgatcagcggaaaggggttagagaccctttgtacgccgatgttgaagaggcgctttaccagtggttcatcacaacCCGCGCACATAATGTGCCTATTAGTGGGCCAATACTTGCCACCAAAGCGAaaaacttcgcttttcttctggGATGGCCAAATTTTGAGCCTGGGGGAGGCTGGATTCAGCGCTTTAAAGAGCGGCACGGAATCGTTTACAAAAACGTGGTAGGGGAAGCGGCGTCTTTGGACATGCAggcaaagcagcagtggctgcagacaaagctgcccggcgTGCTGGAGCGCTACTTAGAGAAGGACATATATAATTGCGACGAAACTGCTTtgttttttcaaatgttgccgtCGAAGACTCACGCTCTTAAAGGAGATCGATGCCCCGGCGGGAAGCACTCGAAACTTAGGGTGACCGTGTTGCTGTGCGTTAGCATGGACGGGAGCCATCGTCTCAA tgcagacagtgctgcctcattctgcgatgaggtcaccgacgaggcgattgccgaagatgtgctgtctcgacagacggcaaagttgtgcgacggtggcgatggcagcagcgacagtgacaacgtgATTggcagtggctccttgaccccgaccacgatgtccacgcaaagtgcactgtcgtcgatcgattccttaattgattttatgcatgccaAAGGATTGCCGCCattgttcgcgcagcagctggaatccatgcacaccgcggttgtgaagctgaagctgccgcaaaagcaagtgcagatttcggactatttcggcgcgcctaacccttga